The following proteins come from a genomic window of Brevibacillus antibioticus:
- the sigK gene encoding RNA polymerase sporulation sigma factor SigK, whose protein sequence is MSSIIAALSLVFKELLVFVAYVKNNAFPQPLQDTEEEKYLRLMAKGDPYARNKLIEHNLRLVAHIVKKFENTGEDSEDLISIGTIGLIKAIESYQVDKGTKLATYAARCIENEILMHLRSLKKTKKDVSLHDPIGTDKEGNEITLIDVLGTETDEVVDAVQLKLESNKIYQHIHILDEREKEVIIGRFGLDQDKEKTQREIARELGISRSYVSRIEKRALMKLFNEFYRTKQPQGR, encoded by the coding sequence ATGTCCAGCATTATCGCGGCGCTTTCCCTTGTGTTTAAAGAACTTCTCGTTTTTGTGGCTTATGTCAAGAACAATGCTTTCCCGCAACCGCTTCAGGACACCGAAGAAGAAAAGTACCTCCGACTCATGGCCAAAGGCGACCCTTACGCCCGCAACAAGCTGATTGAGCACAATTTGCGTTTGGTGGCGCATATTGTGAAGAAATTCGAGAACACAGGTGAGGACAGTGAAGATCTGATTTCCATCGGTACCATCGGCCTGATCAAAGCAATCGAGAGTTATCAGGTGGATAAGGGCACCAAGCTGGCTACGTATGCTGCGCGTTGTATTGAGAATGAAATCCTCATGCATCTGAGAAGTCTGAAGAAAACCAAGAAAGACGTATCCTTGCACGACCCAATCGGAACAGATAAAGAAGGCAATGAAATCACCTTAATCGACGTCCTTGGCACAGAAACCGACGAAGTGGTTGACGCTGTGCAGCTCAAGCTGGAGTCCAATAAAATTTACCAGCACATACACATCCTCGATGAGCGCGAAAAAGAGGTGATCATCGGCAGGTTTGGGCTGGATCAGGACAAAGAAAAGACACAGCGCGAAATTGCACGTGAGCTGGGCATTTCTCGGTCGTATGTATCCCGTATCGAAAAGCGAGCGTTAATGAAGTTGTTTAATGAGTTTTATCGGACAAAACAGCCGCAAGGAAGATAA
- a CDS encoding molecular chaperone HscC — MTTIGIDLGTTNSLVAYWTENGPVLIPNALGETLTPSVVSVDENGEILIGKIARERLLTHPDRTASTFKRFMGTEKRYQLGGYSLSAEDLSSFVIKSLKADAEAHFGHPVHEAVISVPAYFNDTQRKATKRAAELAGLKVERLISEPTAAAISYGLHQEESETQFLVFDLGGGTFDVSILEMFEGVMEVKSIAGDNFLGGEDFTDLIASYFIEAHRLDIDTLDSKTRSSIHKQAELCKRALFSEQEGKMSVNIQGELVETTLSRNQMEELAFPLLQRLRQPIERALRDASISPRDLDAIVLIGGATRMPLIKSIVSKIFGRLPYSHINPDEAVALGTAIQAALKERNEALNELVLTDVCPYTLGTGIVQTMANGKHEDGYFFPIIERNTPIPVSRVERLYTVHDNQRSILVDVYQGESRRVEHNLKLGELNIKVPPAQKGEESIDVRYTYDINGILEVEVTVVSTGVKTKAVIEKNPGSLSKEEIEERFQALQNIKIHPRERTENRLLLAKGERMYEEALGENRMIIANCLRRFESVLTTQNERDIAKAAEELKQQLDMFEGWNEY, encoded by the coding sequence ATGACCACCATTGGAATTGATTTGGGCACGACGAACAGTCTGGTGGCCTACTGGACTGAGAATGGACCGGTGCTCATTCCAAACGCGCTCGGAGAAACACTGACTCCTTCTGTAGTCAGCGTCGATGAGAACGGCGAGATCTTGATTGGAAAAATCGCCAGAGAGCGCCTCTTAACACACCCAGATCGTACTGCTTCTACCTTCAAACGGTTTATGGGGACAGAAAAAAGGTACCAACTTGGGGGATATTCCCTTTCTGCTGAAGACCTTTCCTCCTTTGTGATTAAATCTTTGAAGGCGGATGCAGAGGCTCATTTCGGGCACCCCGTTCACGAAGCGGTTATCAGTGTGCCTGCCTATTTCAACGACACACAACGCAAAGCAACCAAGCGAGCAGCAGAGCTTGCTGGACTGAAAGTAGAGCGTTTGATCAGCGAACCGACTGCCGCCGCGATCTCATATGGGCTCCATCAGGAGGAATCCGAGACACAATTCCTCGTATTCGACTTAGGAGGCGGTACGTTTGACGTTTCTATTTTGGAAATGTTCGAAGGTGTGATGGAGGTAAAATCAATCGCTGGAGACAACTTTTTGGGCGGCGAAGACTTTACCGATCTGATTGCCTCTTATTTTATAGAAGCCCATCGACTCGATATCGACACACTGGACAGCAAAACGCGTTCGTCCATCCACAAACAAGCTGAGTTGTGCAAGCGCGCCTTGTTTTCCGAGCAAGAAGGGAAAATGAGTGTCAATATTCAAGGAGAGCTGGTTGAAACAACTCTCAGCCGGAATCAGATGGAAGAGCTCGCGTTTCCTCTGCTGCAACGACTGCGTCAGCCGATCGAGCGTGCTTTGCGAGACGCATCCATCTCACCTCGGGACCTAGACGCCATCGTGCTTATTGGCGGTGCGACGCGGATGCCGCTTATCAAATCCATCGTAAGCAAAATATTTGGGCGACTGCCCTATTCCCATATTAATCCCGATGAGGCCGTTGCATTGGGAACAGCGATACAAGCAGCACTCAAGGAACGCAACGAGGCGTTAAACGAGCTTGTATTAACAGATGTTTGCCCATACACACTCGGTACGGGTATTGTTCAAACCATGGCAAACGGCAAACACGAGGATGGCTACTTTTTTCCGATCATCGAGCGCAATACACCAATCCCGGTCAGCCGGGTAGAACGGCTGTACACCGTTCACGATAATCAACGCTCCATTCTCGTTGACGTCTATCAAGGCGAAAGCCGACGCGTCGAACATAACCTCAAGCTTGGCGAACTGAATATAAAAGTTCCCCCTGCCCAAAAGGGCGAGGAGTCTATCGATGTTCGTTATACATATGACATCAACGGGATTCTTGAAGTCGAAGTGACTGTCGTATCTACAGGCGTCAAAACCAAGGCCGTCATCGAAAAAAATCCGGGCAGCCTTTCAAAAGAGGAAATTGAGGAGCGTTTTCAAGCTCTTCAAAACATAAAGATCCACCCCAGAGAACGAACCGAAAATCGATTGCTTCTGGCAAAAGGCGAGCGTATGTACGAGGAAGCGTTGGGCGAAAACCGGATGATCATTGCGAATTGCTTACGCCGCTTCGAAAGTGTCCTGACCACCCAAAATGAAAGAGACATCGCCAAAGCAGCAGAAGAATTGAAGCAGCAGCTGGACATGTTTGAAGGGTGGAATGAGTATTAA
- a CDS encoding zinc-ribbon domain-containing protein, whose product MSRKLTIQQMQVLAAQYEGKCISKQYESSSTPLEWECKHGHRFMKQPVKVKIGQWCMECSGHIKKYTLEDAIETAKFFEGKLLTSDFKGGSQKLEWICKSGHHFKRSLVQIKHKNAFCSRCNIGERAKTQRLGIVTMQEVARSRGGKCLSNDYLDAHTLLKWQCIDGHVWEAKPNSIISSSSWCPKCKNYINISEERCRFIFERLTGKPFKSSRSIIKGQELDGYNDELKIGFEHHGKQHYDFDSFFHCNSQGLENILTRDSIKIEKCIGMGISIITIPYSISNNDENLVSFIFKELIKNGAVVEQYQIKNFSFDGFYQYISRLNQLQQLALEFKEKLLSTVYLGNKGQYLFECENGHQFFKRPNDIKSYNQWCIKCKKI is encoded by the coding sequence GTGTCTAGAAAATTGACAATTCAGCAGATGCAAGTTCTTGCAGCACAATACGAAGGTAAGTGTATTTCTAAACAGTATGAATCAAGCTCTACTCCTTTAGAGTGGGAATGCAAGCATGGTCATCGTTTTATGAAGCAGCCTGTTAAAGTTAAAATTGGACAATGGTGTATGGAGTGCTCAGGACATATCAAAAAATACACCCTTGAAGATGCAATTGAAACTGCGAAATTCTTTGAAGGTAAACTGCTTACAAGTGATTTCAAAGGTGGCAGTCAAAAGTTAGAGTGGATTTGTAAATCAGGACATCACTTCAAAAGAAGTTTAGTTCAAATCAAACATAAAAATGCTTTCTGTAGCAGGTGTAACATTGGTGAAAGAGCAAAAACACAGAGATTAGGCATTGTAACTATGCAAGAAGTTGCAAGGAGCAGAGGCGGCAAGTGTTTGAGCAATGACTATCTTGATGCACACACGTTATTAAAATGGCAGTGCATCGATGGTCATGTTTGGGAAGCAAAACCCAACTCAATTATCTCATCCAGTAGCTGGTGTCCTAAATGTAAGAATTATATTAACATCAGCGAAGAAAGATGTAGATTTATCTTTGAGAGATTAACTGGTAAACCTTTTAAGAGCAGTAGAAGTATTATTAAAGGACAAGAGTTAGATGGATATAATGATGAATTGAAAATTGGATTTGAACATCACGGAAAACAGCATTATGATTTTGACTCCTTTTTCCATTGCAATTCTCAAGGGCTGGAAAATATTTTGACGAGAGATTCAATAAAGATTGAGAAGTGTATAGGGATGGGGATTTCTATAATCACGATACCTTATTCAATCTCAAATAATGATGAAAACCTTGTGTCGTTTATTTTTAAAGAACTGATAAAGAATGGTGCAGTTGTGGAACAGTATCAGATAAAAAATTTCTCCTTCGATGGGTTCTATCAATATATATCCCGTTTAAATCAATTGCAACAGCTTGCTTTGGAATTTAAGGAGAAACTATTGTCTACAGTATATTTGGGCAACAAAGGTCAGTATCTATTTGAATGCGAAAACGGTCATCAATTTTTCAAGAGACCGAACGACATCAAAAGTTACAATCAATGGTGCATCAAATGTAAAAAAATTTAG
- a CDS encoding recombinase family protein, whose amino-acid sequence MIGIYARVSTEEQSKSGFSLDNQVMECRKKAATSEAAEYYLSKAQDELTFEDKKELIRHVVKEVSVFEESVEIYTF is encoded by the coding sequence ATGATCGGGATATATGCTAGGGTGAGTACAGAGGAACAATCCAAGAGCGGGTTCAGCCTCGACAATCAGGTAATGGAATGCAGGAAGAAAGCAGCGACGAGTGAAGCTGCTGAATATTACTTATCGAAGGCACAGGATGAGCTAACATTCGAGGATAAGAAAGAACTGATCCGTCATGTGGTTAAGGAAGTTAGCGTTTTCGAAGAGAGTGTAGAGATATACACTTTCTAA
- a CDS encoding SMI1/KNR4 family protein, with amino-acid sequence MPMQHRMEKWFEAWKLLMHDMEKQGAQVWPLTIEPPAAMEEIERREESLGISFPATIRTILLLGSSQVQINWSLPSRALDPFSLSGDLGWSLDAFEWPYFGGEEESEDEKRYLCFHVGGNGDMLLIDLSTGVDDPPVYSWGHETDEFLLLGKSFTEFVERVTELGCIGAECWNYEALAGADGLDVEGQVAQEWKEWLQTYRTLTFEEATQDFEKLVLFAKMHGAGDSRIQEAFTQYDWEPVLHKWVAQIEQETSSSNLLLWCQLIVETVGNKAENWVRSLWESGPHYQRIGSSLRAYVTAACLPEEEGLQRVLAEMDEVVARKECLVGYTANSHLHHFRSREVILWMEPHVAYPIEGWDELFAVSRPQWNDLIRWLDGNEAQRQIALSAWGKMLTSGESPSGEANWQEINRLLELAYEKAILRKEKERVDRIRSSLETAKH; translated from the coding sequence ATGCCAATGCAGCATCGAATGGAAAAGTGGTTTGAAGCGTGGAAATTACTTATGCATGATATGGAGAAACAAGGTGCTCAGGTTTGGCCGCTCACCATAGAACCTCCAGCAGCGATGGAAGAAATCGAAAGAAGAGAGGAAAGTCTCGGGATCAGCTTTCCCGCGACGATCCGGACTATTTTACTATTGGGCAGCAGTCAGGTTCAAATAAATTGGTCGTTGCCATCTCGAGCGTTAGACCCTTTTTCGCTCAGTGGGGATTTGGGATGGTCATTGGATGCATTTGAGTGGCCGTATTTTGGCGGGGAAGAAGAGAGTGAGGACGAGAAAAGGTATCTCTGTTTTCACGTCGGCGGGAATGGCGACATGCTGCTCATCGATTTGTCGACAGGCGTGGATGACCCCCCGGTCTATTCTTGGGGGCATGAGACAGACGAATTCCTATTACTCGGCAAAAGCTTCACAGAGTTCGTAGAGCGAGTCACGGAGCTGGGCTGTATTGGGGCAGAGTGCTGGAATTATGAAGCACTCGCTGGTGCAGATGGGCTCGATGTCGAGGGGCAAGTCGCACAAGAGTGGAAAGAATGGCTGCAAACCTATCGGACGCTAACCTTTGAAGAGGCAACGCAAGATTTCGAGAAGCTCGTCTTGTTTGCGAAAATGCATGGTGCAGGAGATTCACGTATTCAAGAGGCATTTACTCAGTACGATTGGGAGCCGGTTTTGCATAAATGGGTGGCGCAAATTGAGCAGGAAACGTCATCAAGCAATCTGCTACTTTGGTGCCAGCTCATTGTCGAGACAGTAGGTAATAAGGCAGAGAACTGGGTACGCTCGCTATGGGAGTCCGGGCCACATTATCAACGGATAGGCTCAAGCCTCCGTGCATATGTAACGGCAGCTTGTTTGCCGGAGGAAGAGGGCTTACAGCGAGTTTTGGCTGAAATGGACGAAGTCGTTGCCAGAAAAGAATGTCTGGTAGGATATACTGCCAACAGTCATTTACATCACTTTCGATCCCGTGAAGTCATTTTGTGGATGGAACCGCATGTGGCGTACCCAATTGAAGGCTGGGATGAGCTATTCGCGGTGTCACGTCCACAATGGAATGATCTGATTCGTTGGCTGGACGGAAATGAAGCACAGCGGCAGATTGCATTAAGTGCTTGGGGGAAAATGCTGACAAGTGGTGAGTCGCCTTCCGGTGAAGCGAATTGGCAAGAAATCAATCGGTTGTTGGAGCTAGCGTACGAGAAAGCCATTCTGCGTAAGGAAAAGGAGCGTGTAGATCGTATTCGCTCGTCCTTGGAAACAGCAAAGCATTAG
- a CDS encoding ankyrin repeat domain-containing protein, whose translation MAYHFADLYDAAELGDIELVKKIVTKQPELLHEKDEYEFSVLHGAVMTDDVDLIAYLVAQGAEVHAKNDEGITPLHITLYPEIAEVLIAHGADIHANAHDGSTPLHTQVADGEERVDVVELLLAKGANPNKKNMAGQTPYDIAREREDEEMMALFE comes from the coding sequence ATGGCTTACCATTTCGCAGATTTATATGATGCGGCTGAACTGGGAGACATTGAGCTCGTAAAAAAGATCGTCACGAAACAGCCGGAATTGCTGCATGAAAAGGATGAGTATGAGTTTTCCGTCCTGCATGGCGCTGTGATGACGGACGATGTTGATCTCATTGCGTATTTGGTCGCACAGGGTGCGGAGGTTCATGCGAAAAACGATGAGGGGATTACCCCGTTGCATATCACGCTCTATCCAGAGATTGCAGAGGTGCTCATCGCGCACGGTGCAGACATACATGCCAACGCTCATGATGGAAGTACCCCGCTGCACACACAGGTAGCGGATGGAGAGGAGCGTGTGGATGTGGTAGAGTTGCTACTAGCTAAAGGTGCGAATCCTAACAAAAAGAACATGGCGGGGCAAACGCCATACGATATAGCCCGTGAGAGAGAAGACGAAGAGATGATGGCTTTATTTGAATAG
- a CDS encoding CPBP family intramembrane glutamic endopeptidase codes for MKHFISEFFKRLGLFVISFFVLGWLLQNLAENGFSICIIFASLITYFYFDRKKWSIGLKLNGLFCDLIKGLYGGCISLLAIFTIAYLFEGHKITEFAFDWTVFVTWTVFCIIAVLGEEILIRGYIYGILKYKFGALASSLISSGLFAAFHFTRLGIDFLSITTLFLAGVWYAQLREKSGAIWVSCGFHFAWNYTSGLLGIWRDKTILLTTELSQQTLINGGEYGIEGSVFSVMTFLSFVVFTYVKSYRTNELRIQMKR; via the coding sequence ATGAAACATTTTATATCTGAATTTTTTAAGCGGTTAGGGCTCTTTGTTATCAGTTTCTTTGTGCTTGGATGGTTACTACAGAATTTAGCGGAAAATGGTTTTTCAATTTGTATAATTTTTGCATCATTGATTACTTACTTCTATTTTGACAGAAAAAAATGGTCGATAGGTTTAAAGTTGAATGGCTTGTTTTGCGATTTGATCAAGGGGTTGTACGGTGGATGTATTTCTCTGTTAGCCATTTTCACTATTGCTTATTTGTTTGAAGGGCATAAGATAACTGAGTTTGCTTTTGATTGGACAGTGTTTGTTACTTGGACAGTTTTCTGCATTATTGCTGTACTTGGAGAAGAAATTTTAATTAGAGGGTACATATACGGAATTTTGAAATATAAGTTTGGTGCACTAGCATCATCTTTAATTAGTTCAGGACTTTTCGCTGCATTTCATTTTACTAGATTAGGTATCGACTTCCTTTCAATAACAACTTTGTTTTTGGCTGGAGTATGGTATGCCCAGTTGAGAGAAAAGTCTGGAGCGATTTGGGTTTCATGTGGTTTTCATTTCGCGTGGAACTACACCTCTGGGTTATTGGGGATATGGCGAGATAAAACAATATTGTTAACAACAGAGTTGTCACAGCAAACGTTAATAAACGGTGGCGAGTACGGCATTGAGGGAAGTGTCTTTAGTGTAATGACTTTTCTAAGTTTTGTTGTCTTTACCTATGTAAAGTCTTATAGAACAAATGAATTAAGAATCCAAATGAAAAGGTAA
- a CDS encoding GNAT family N-acetyltransferase, protein MDILIRELRAGDDDCGTNIDGSFIVDSTLVLYLMGQRIGYTVKERPLRNKSYDDEQLEEDTVEDYSNYIGNPHQIIYVALVNNQVVGQIVLKRNWNKYAYVEDIKVDKKYRGYGVGKKLIEQAKRWTKNGGMPGIMLETQSNNVRACKFYESCGFVIGGFDSYVYRGLDKDSDEIAIYWYLILEK, encoded by the coding sequence ATGGATATTTTAATTAGAGAACTGAGGGCTGGGGACGATGATTGTGGTACAAACATTGATGGGAGCTTTATCGTGGACTCTACCCTTGTCTTGTATCTGATGGGACAGCGAATCGGATATACGGTGAAGGAGAGGCCTCTTAGAAATAAAAGCTACGATGATGAACAGCTTGAAGAAGATACTGTTGAGGATTATTCGAATTATATCGGCAATCCCCATCAAATCATTTATGTAGCGCTCGTAAATAATCAAGTTGTGGGTCAAATTGTTTTGAAAAGAAATTGGAACAAATATGCCTATGTGGAAGATATCAAAGTTGATAAGAAATATAGAGGATACGGTGTCGGTAAAAAACTAATCGAACAGGCTAAACGCTGGACGAAGAATGGCGGTATGCCGGGAATCATGCTGGAGACACAAAGTAATAATGTACGCGCATGTAAATTCTACGAAAGTTGTGGTTTTGTCATCGGAGGTTTCGATTCCTACGTCTACAGAGGTCTAGATAAGGATAGTGATGAGATAGCGATTTATTGGTATC
- a CDS encoding DUF5412 family protein, with amino-acid sequence MKKILHNKLFIALFILILLPFSLYYIAFYSTLLIGEGELTNEVYSPNSQYVAKVYRVGDEGGLRVDVNTGLFGSERLIYWSWKETEEKVKWLDDTHIKINERVLDVRFEKYDKRTMD; translated from the coding sequence ATGAAAAAAATCCTACATAATAAGTTATTCATTGCTCTCTTTATTTTGATCCTACTTCCCTTTTCACTCTATTACATCGCATTTTATTCAACATTATTGATCGGGGAGGGAGAACTGACTAATGAGGTGTATTCGCCAAACAGTCAGTACGTTGCCAAGGTATATCGTGTTGGTGATGAAGGTGGCTTACGAGTAGATGTAAATACGGGACTTTTCGGTAGTGAGAGACTTATTTACTGGAGTTGGAAAGAAACCGAAGAAAAAGTAAAATGGCTTGACGATACCCACATTAAGATCAATGAGAGAGTTTTAGACGTTAGATTTGAGAAGTATGACAAGAGAACAATGGATTAA
- a CDS encoding immunity 22 family protein, whose product MRNVVTVWGTTLQSSDELADFLTPVYDEDGEVIPSGFLTASGLEWVDEDYFEVHGVQDAEARADFLTYLENEYAMNATLDRKEWPKKLTEEIGKYPHVILLYGNESRYGPINEKLFDLTEGGQEKDSPLVLLAKLVFETEER is encoded by the coding sequence ATGAGAAATGTGGTAACCGTATGGGGAACAACCTTGCAGTCTTCTGATGAGCTAGCGGATTTTCTGACTCCGGTTTACGATGAGGACGGGGAAGTGATACCTTCTGGTTTTTTAACAGCATCGGGTCTTGAATGGGTAGACGAGGACTATTTTGAAGTGCATGGGGTACAGGATGCAGAGGCCAGAGCGGACTTTCTCACGTATTTGGAAAACGAATATGCGATGAATGCCACACTCGATAGAAAAGAATGGCCGAAAAAGCTAACAGAGGAAATTGGCAAGTACCCACATGTGATTCTGCTGTATGGCAATGAATCGCGGTACGGTCCGATTAACGAAAAATTGTTCGATCTCACTGAGGGTGGGCAAGAAAAAGATTCACCGCTGGTCCTGCTCGCCAAACTTGTATTTGAAACAGAGGAGCGGTAA
- a CDS encoding DUF1259 domain-containing protein, producing MKIPKSLCDRIAKILGGTGMSNDTCSITVKRNLNATILGKPYDTEHEITVESLDKEGNTLNTGEFTLLQTEVQKFIDAVRKEGFIVTALHNHWLFDKPRLMYLHLESVEPPIEFAKKLRRALNVLK from the coding sequence TTGAAGATACCGAAAAGTTTATGCGATCGTATAGCTAAAATTCTGGGTGGGACAGGCATGTCAAATGATACTTGTTCTATCACGGTTAAGCGTAATCTCAATGCAACAATCTTGGGCAAACCCTATGATACTGAGCACGAAATTACCGTTGAATCCCTTGATAAAGAAGGAAACACCTTAAACACTGGTGAATTTACACTCCTGCAAACCGAAGTCCAAAAGTTTATTGACGCTGTTCGTAAAGAAGGGTTTATCGTTACTGCCCTGCACAACCACTGGCTCTTTGATAAGCCACGCCTCATGTATTTGCATCTTGAATCTGTTGAGCCCCCCATAGAGTTTGCAAAGAAACTACGACGTGCTTTGAATGTACTGAAATAA
- a CDS encoding J domain-containing protein produces the protein MGIWEILGIEPTDNPAQIKKAYAKKLKVHNPEVDPEGFQRLREAYDLALKFIRNDKRNPEERQLDGEENHETQEVVSHEEISIPKRYDFTKNHDHSERSMNPDDMVERFFRRTQELYDNYHERIQVENWRELLNDEAMWNVGCHQLIDTQFLHFLEEHYHLPHEVWKLLDSHFQWQENSEKLASQLSGRFVAYLNGQLNQTFTLRYHSFENRDDLVIEAFLEWRSDALFALMENDWETAQGYLAKAHALYALDPDLIRLQGEYFLRTGNKNRAFHTFDQLIRLDPDNIDAYLYRARLFLEKGEAADAIKDCEEILTRMPELWDARSLLGKGYLQLGQWEKAQEVFQEMLSHNPSDIDAKICLTQIQSPFDRVIEATANKQAKATRRKNLQTLGLPGRLARFKQFFSIYTRRNIWTIIFLLLLHYAMFAVVSMKLEMTSEQMFDSLVNKYKPVQIKTMDELKQTPLGYQVEFTLTKASYINMLRVYDKEKYPEPKAEFIPAAKAEERDLLNSDTGYVNVGYLDQQAIIVITDYDYAKEIHDKHSITMRGTLKAIPDGEMLPSIVNALEKRKHPYQSILVTDTFINAKPDLEEKGWTGSWLLGILAMISMLYYIRIIREFPKTRKALTFH, from the coding sequence ATGGGGATTTGGGAGATTCTCGGGATTGAACCGACGGACAATCCTGCCCAGATAAAAAAGGCTTATGCCAAAAAGTTGAAGGTGCATAATCCGGAAGTTGATCCTGAAGGCTTTCAGCGATTGCGAGAGGCATATGACCTCGCCCTGAAGTTCATACGCAATGACAAGCGGAATCCTGAAGAAAGACAGCTGGATGGTGAGGAGAATCATGAAACGCAAGAAGTAGTCTCTCATGAAGAAATCTCGATTCCCAAGCGGTACGATTTCACGAAGAACCACGATCATTCCGAACGCTCCATGAACCCCGATGACATGGTGGAGCGTTTTTTCCGCCGTACGCAAGAGTTGTACGACAACTATCACGAACGTATCCAGGTTGAAAACTGGCGTGAGTTGCTGAATGACGAAGCCATGTGGAATGTCGGCTGCCATCAACTCATCGATACGCAATTTCTCCACTTTTTAGAAGAACACTATCACTTGCCTCATGAAGTGTGGAAGCTGCTCGACTCCCATTTTCAATGGCAGGAGAATTCAGAAAAACTCGCAAGCCAGCTCTCAGGACGTTTTGTCGCTTACCTGAACGGCCAGCTCAATCAGACCTTCACGCTGCGGTACCACTCTTTTGAGAATCGCGATGACTTGGTTATTGAAGCGTTTCTAGAATGGCGCAGCGATGCGTTATTTGCCCTCATGGAAAATGATTGGGAAACGGCTCAGGGCTATTTGGCAAAAGCCCATGCTCTGTACGCTCTTGACCCCGATTTGATCCGCTTACAGGGCGAATATTTTTTACGAACGGGAAATAAGAATCGTGCATTTCATACCTTTGATCAATTGATACGTCTTGATCCAGATAACATCGATGCGTATTTGTATCGTGCCCGACTATTCCTCGAAAAAGGAGAGGCCGCCGATGCGATCAAAGATTGCGAGGAAATCCTCACTCGGATGCCAGAACTGTGGGACGCTCGTAGCTTGCTAGGGAAAGGCTATCTTCAGCTGGGCCAATGGGAGAAGGCTCAAGAGGTTTTTCAGGAGATGCTTTCGCATAATCCCTCCGATATCGACGCGAAGATATGCCTGACGCAAATACAATCACCGTTTGACAGGGTGATTGAAGCAACTGCGAACAAGCAAGCCAAAGCCACTAGGAGAAAAAACTTGCAAACACTCGGGCTTCCTGGCAGGCTAGCAAGGTTCAAGCAATTTTTTTCCATCTATACGAGACGTAACATTTGGACGATTATTTTCCTCCTTCTGCTCCATTACGCTATGTTTGCTGTTGTATCCATGAAGCTAGAGATGACTTCGGAGCAGATGTTTGACTCCTTGGTCAATAAATACAAGCCTGTCCAAATTAAGACAATGGACGAGTTGAAACAAACTCCGCTTGGCTACCAGGTGGAATTTACATTGACCAAAGCTTCTTATATCAATATGCTCCGCGTCTATGACAAAGAGAAGTATCCCGAGCCAAAAGCCGAATTCATTCCTGCTGCCAAAGCCGAAGAGCGAGATCTGTTGAACTCTGACACCGGCTATGTAAATGTGGGTTATCTGGATCAACAAGCGATCATTGTTATTACAGACTACGACTATGCCAAAGAAATTCACGACAAACATTCCATTACGATGCGAGGAACGCTCAAGGCGATACCGGATGGCGAGATGTTGCCTAGCATTGTGAATGCTTTGGAAAAACGCAAGCATCCCTACCAGTCGATTCTCGTGACTGATACGTTTATCAATGCCAAGCCTGACTTGGAGGAAAAAGGATGGACAGGATCATGGCTTTTGGGCATTCTCGCGATGATTTCCATGTTGTATTACATCCGCATCATTCGTGAGTTTCCCAAAACTCGCAAAGCATTGACATTCCACTAA